ACAACCTTCAACCCAGCACCTGGTGGATGCGCGACGGCAGCTTCCTGCGGCTGAAAAGCGCGGAAGTCGGGTACGTACTGCCCATGAGCATCGTGAGCCGCATCGGGCTGAAATATTGCCGCCTGTACGTCAATGGCATGAACCTCTTCAATGTCTCCAAATTCGACCTGTGGGACCCCGAGCAAGGCGGCAACGGATTCAATTATCCCCTCCAGCGCGCCTATAACCTGGGTATCAACGTCAACCTATAAACCATGTCAAAAATGAAATACAATAGTCCATATACAAACATGAAAACGCTCTGCCGCCTTGCGCTGGGATGGGCGCTGCTGGCCGCTCCCGGGTGCAAACAATACCTCGACGTAACGCCCGAGAACGTCGGCACCATCGATTACGCTTTTCGTAACAGAAACGAGGCGGAGAATTATCTTTTCGCCTGCTACGGTACCCTGCAGGGCATGAGCAACGTGATCTACGACCCTGGTTTCACAACTTCGGCGGAGATCGTTTATCCCAACGATTTGTCGGAACGCCCGATCAACGACATCGGGTTCCAGCTCATCCGCGGCACCACGCAAAATATCTCCAACCCGGTGCTGAATTACTGGGACGGGTCCAACAGCGGCCTGAATATCTTCCAGGCGATCCGCCGCTGCAATATTATGCTGGAAAACATCGACAAGCCCATCGATCTCTCGAAGGGCGAAAAGGCCCGCTGGATCGCGGAAGTAAAATTCCTGAAAGGATATTACCACTATTTCCTGGCGCGCATGTACGGTCCTGTCCCTATTTATAAGGAAAATCAGAGCATCACAGCCCCCATCGAGGAAATCAGGGTGAAAAGGGCGCCGGTGGATTCCGTATTTGCGTATGCCGTGCAAATGATGGACGAAGCCATGCCGGAATTGCCGGTGCAAATCAGCAATTCGCCCCAGGAACTGGGCCGGATCACCAAACTGATCGCCATGTCCGTAAAAGCGGAAATCCTCGCCACGCAAGCCAGCCCGCTCTACAACGGCAATCCTGATTACGCCAATTTCAAGAATAAGGACGGACAGGCGCTGTTTTCCGCTACTGCCGACCCGGCAAAATGGAACAGGGCAGCCGAAGCCTGCAAAGCGGCCATCGACGAAGCGGCTACGCTCAACATGAAACTGTATACCTTCATCCAGCCGGCGAACCTGCCCAATATCAACGATTCCCTGCGCAGGGTACTCACGATCCAGAATGCAGTAACGGAAAAATGGGACCTGAACGCGGAAGTGATCTGGGCGTTGAACGGCAACTTCGGTTATCAGTCGTATTGCATCCCCCGCCTCACAGCGCTGGCAGTACAAAATTCAACCGCGGCCCCGAGCAGTTTCACCGTGCCGCTGTTTACCACCGACCTTTTCTATTCCGACAACGGTGTTCCTATCGATGAAGACAAGACCTGGGATTACTCCGGCCGTTTCGAGCTGCAGGCCGGCGATAACGCGAACCGGTATTACATCAAATCGGGTTACACAACTGTCCGGAATAATTTCAGGCGGGAGGCGCGTTACTATGCGAACATCGGTTTTGACGGCGGCGTTTGGTATGGCAACGGTGTAACCGATCCCAACAATCCCTTGTCCATCGAGGCGAAAGGCCCTACTTCCAAAGCCGGTCCCAAAGACCGTGTACGGATCAATATGCTGGCTATCTGGCCGAAAAAACTGGCCAATTACCTGACTGTTTTCAATGAAGGAGTGCAACAAACGGCGTTCCGCCTGCCGCGCTTCCGCCTGGCGGACCTATACCTGCTGTATGCGGAATGCCTGAACGAAGCCGGCGGCCCTTCGGCGGAGGCTTACCAGTACATTGACCTGGTGCGCGAAAGAGCCGGGCTGAAAGGTGTCGTGGAATCCTGGGCGCAGGCCAGCAGCCAGCCGAACAAGCCAGCTTCCAAAGACGGCCTCCGGGAAATCATCCACCGCGAACGGCGCGTAGAGCTGTGTTTCGAGGGTAAAGCGGGCTGGGACCTGCGCCGGTGGAAGGAAATGCTCACGGTGCTGTCGGCCCCCGTGCAAGGCTGGAGCATTTTCCAGAGCGGCAACGCCAATTTCTACACGCTCCAAACACTGTTTATCCCGGAAGTAAGCGTGCGGGATTATTTCTGGCCACTGTCGGACGCAGCCATGGCCAATAACCCCAACCTGGTGCAAACGCTCTACTGGTAATTCCATTCCATCAACTCAAATCAGCAACGTATGTTTAAAATACAATTACAGCATATACTAGCGATCGCGGCGGCAGGATACCTGTTTTCCTGCACCAAGGCGATAGACTACAACGATCCCGTGTCGGACGACAAAACCAAACCGGAAGCGATTTCCAACATCAAGGTGTCGAATTTCAAGGGCGGCTCCTTCATCACCTACAGCCTGCCCAAAACTGAAAACCTCCTGTATGTAAAGGCCGACTATGTCATCAATGATGTGACGGGTAAAAAAAGACAAACAAAATCCAGTTACTACAGCGACACCATCAAGGTGGAAGGTTTTGCGGAAAAGAAGGAATATGAAGTGACGCTGACTGCCGTTACGCGCGCCAATGTGGAATCGGATCCTGTGACCGTTAAAGTGCATCCCGATACGCCGGTTTACAAGCTGGTGGCCAAAAGCCTTCAGATCAGCGCTGATTTTGGCGGCGTTAATGTGCAAACAAGCAACGTCAACAAAAAGCCGGTAGGCGCGATCGTACTGTACAAACCCGACGGCGCTCCCGACTATGCTATTTACGAACAACGTTTCAGCGATATAGAACAGGTGAGTTTTTCTTCACGCGGTTTCGACACGCTACCCAAACAGTTCGCCGTATACATTACGGATCAGTGGGGGAATAATTCCGATACGGTTTACAAGACGATCAATCCCCTGTTTGAGGTGCAGCTGGATAAGAACAAGTTTTTCGGCAATACGCTGCCGAGCGACGGCAAGGTGGGTTTCGGCTGGGTGCTGGAAAGGCTGTGGGACGGCAACCATGGTTCCGGCTGGCACACCGTGCAGGAATCGATGCCTTTGCCTATTGTGGCCACCATCGGGCTGGGCGTGTCGGCTAAGCTTAGCCGGTTCAAACTTATCGGCAGGTCCGGATACGAATTCGCGCACGGGAACCCCAAAGTGTTTTCTATCTGGGGCTCCAACGTGGCGGCGCCCGCAGATGCCGTTTTGCCGGTGTTTGCGGAGGAAGGCGCGGTGATAGGCGATTGGGTGAACCTGGGGAATTACACCTGGCCCGGGCCTCCTTCGGGCGCCAATCCCACCTCGCCCACGGCGGCGGACCGCGCGGTTTATAACCAGGGTATGGAATTCAACGTTCCGTTTTCAGCACCTAAAACCCGGTTCTTCCGGATGGCAGTATCCGAATCCTGGTCAGGCGCCACCATGGCCCATGCAATGGAAGTTTACATTTATGGAAATACAAACTAACCTCCCGATGAAACGATATATCACCACAATATTCGCCGCCGCCTTTTTGCTGGCCGGCTGCATGAAGGAAGCTTCCAACTTCCGGGAACTGCTGAATAACCGCGAAATCATTTACCCGGGCCCGGTTAACAATATAAAATTTTACCAAGGCAACCTGCGCGTCAAGCTGCAGTGGAACCCCAGCCCGGATCCCAGCATCACTAATTACATTCTCTACTGGAACAACGGGAATGATTCGCTGTTGCTGCCCGCAGGCAACAGCAAAACTTCCGACACCGTGAGCGCCATCGTTTCCGGGCTCCTGGAATACGTCCAGAACTTTACGCTCTACACCGCGGATGCGAAGGGCAACCGCTCGATCGGGCAGTCTGTTTCTGGCGTGAGGATGTACGGGCCGTTGTATAATTCGTCGCTGACAAACCGGCTGCTGAAGTCTGAAAAGCCGTATGAATCCACTGGTCCTGACCAGTACACGCTGTATTTCGAGGCTACGGACACCACGCTTGGCACCGGCACTTCCCTCACGTACCTGGACGCGGGGCAGCAGTTGCAAACCGTGATTGTGGATGCACGGCAGAGCCAGGCTGTTATTGAACACGCGCCTGCCGGCACCAAGGTGGCCGTGAGGTCGTCGTACATCCCGGTAAAGAACGCTATTGATACCTTCAGGGTTACGTACAGTGATACATTGACGTTGAATTGAGCGGGAAAGATGTAATAAAGGAAGCCGGCACTTTGCGTGACCGGCTTCTCTTTTTCGATTTTACGTCGCCCGGCGAGTTTGTAAGCCGGATTCTGTGCGGCCTGTGTGAACAGGCGCCGCTGTCATTTATCTGCGACGCACATCGCTGTGCGCCTGTATCTGCCTACCCTCGGTCATCAGGCGGGCCGCCTTCAATCGACCGTATACATGGCATTTCAGCACGCAAGGTTTACCCCCGGCAACGGTTGCCCGCAACCGGCGTGGGCTCTTACCCCACGTTTTCACCCTCACCCCGGATTGCTCCGTGGCAGTTATTCTCTGTGGCACTATCTGTACGCCCGTTTCCGGGCGCCCCACCCGTTAGGTGGTGCGTTGCCCTGCGCTGTCCGGACTTTCCTTCCCCGCCGGAGCGGGAACGACAGCGCCACTGCGCCGGGCGTCGTAAAACGAAAGGCAAAATTACTTAAAAAATATCTCAGTTGCCCCGTATCCGTAGAAAGGATGGTATTGGTTCACGAAGAATTTCACTTCGGGAATGGTTTTGAGGATATCGTGGATCTCGTCGCGGAGTTTGCCAGAGCCTACGCCGTGGATCACGATCATGCTGTGCAGCCGCTGGGTGATGGCCAGATCGATGTAATGCTGGAATTCGTTCAGCTGGATGGCGAGCATTTCCAGGTTGGAGAGGCTTTTCCAGTTGTCGGCCAGGCGTTCGATGTGGAGGTCGATTTCGTAACGGGCGTCCAGGCGCTCGGGGGATTTGAGCTGGCGGACGTCGGTCAGGGTGTTGAGTTTCTTCTTTTCCTGCGGGGTGAAGCCGAAAGAATCGGTTTCCTGGCGCTGGGGGTATTTGAGGAAGAGCTCGTATTCAATCGTCGCCTTTCCTTCTTCCCTTACCTTTTCCAGCTGCTGGAACAGTTGTTTCGCCTTAATTTTCCAGGTTTTATCGAGCTGGGGGGCCAGGCTGAGGTCTGCTTCTTTGGGTGTGAATTTGAACTCGAAACGGGCTTTATCGTTGAGCTGGTCGAAGTTGAGGTCGGCCAGGTAGATATGCTGCTGCGCGGGGATTTCCTGCTTCAGTTCCAGGAACAGCGTGTTGTTCAGCCATATCTCGAAGCGATAGGTGTATGCGCGGTTGGTTTCGTTGAGCAGATGGAATTTGAGGGTATCCACCACATCGTCCCAGCCATCATGGCTCCAGACGGGCAGCATGGTGAGGAAAACGCCTCTTTCCGGCTTGTTGACCTTCGGCTGGGGCTTTTCCCGTTTAATTTCCTCGCCGGGTGTACGCTTCGGCGGCAAAGGGGCCTGCTTCTGGGTAAAGCGGTGGAAATAGGGAAAATCGATCTGGTCGAGGTACACGGGGAATTTGGTACCGCCGACTTCCACCATCACCATTTTATCGTTGATGATATCCAGTACAGTGCCTTCTTCCTTGGAATGGAGCAAAAGTATCTTATCGCCTACTGTATATTTCATAGCAGGCAAAATTAACAAAAGGCGCGCTTACTGCAATCAGGCGGCGCTTTTCTCCGGGTGGGTCCTCATGTATTCATCCACGGAAACCTTCCCGCTGCCCTCAACGAGAAACAGCAAAAGCCCCAGCAGCACGAGCACGGACAGGCTCAGCTCGGGATAAACGCTGAAAAGATTTGTGGAAGAATTGATGAAAAATACCGCGCCGATGAGTACCGGGAGGTTGGCGATGACGCCCACGCGGGTCAGCAGCCCCAGTGCAATGAACAATCCGCCTACGGTATGGGCAAAAACGATGTAGTGAGCCAGCCAGAACGATAACGCGGTCAGGAAAGGCTGCTCCGCGATCCGGGCCTTCAGCAGGTCGATGTTGTCGACAAACTGGATGCCCTTCCACATGAGAAACAAACCTAACAGTATCCGCAATCCGTCTACCCATTTGGGATGATGATTGTCACCCCACCGTTCGATACGCTGCAGGAGGTTCATAACGAAAGTTTTAGCGGTGAAAAGAACACTTACCTGAAGTTACGAAAATTTCACGCCATTGGATGCAAATCCTTTGCTATGGCTGTTTTCATTCATTCCCCCAAAAACAAAAGGCGGTCATTTCTGACCGCCCTTACATGTATCTGTTTTTCAGTGTGTTACACTCTTTTTGCTGCTAGTTTGCTTTTCCAGAAACCATACATGAAATAAATCGCCAGCCCCACGGCCATCCAGCCAAAGAATACCACCCAGCTGCGTACCGGGATCTCGATCATGAGGTACAGGCAGCAAAGCATGCCCATCACGGGAATGAGCGACAGCTTTTTCCAGATGGTGAGCACGGTGATGAGGGTGGCCAGGATGTAAAAAATCACGAAAAGCACGCGGTCGTGGTCCATCGCGGCGATGCCGGCGAAGGATTCCGAGACGCGGTCCCAGAAGAACCAGGAGAACAGGCCGAACACGACGGGAATCACAAACAGGCCGTTGATGTAGGGTAGATTGAACTTCTTCTCTCCTTTCGGCACTTTCGGGAGCAGGAGCACGCCGCCGCAAACGAGTACGAAAGCGAACAGGGTGCCGATGCTGGTGAGGTCCGTCACAATGCCGCTTTCCACGAACAGCGAGGGGATCGCAACGATCACGCCGGTGATGATGGTGGAGAAACCCGGCGTGTGGTATTTGGGATGTACTTTCGCGAATTTTTTCGGCAGCAGCCCGTCGCGGCTCATGCTCATCCAGATGCGGGGCTGCCCGATCTGGAATACGAGGATCACGCTGGTGGCGGCGATCACGGCGCTGATGGAGATCACGTACCCGATGGTGCGCATGTTCAGCTTGTCGAATACATACGCCAGGGGATCGCTTACATGCTGGAATTCCTTGTAATGCACCATGCCCGTGATCACCAGCGTCACAATCACGTAAATGATCGTGCAGATGATGAGGGAATAAATCATGGCACGGGGCATGTCGCGCTGGGGATTGGCGCTTTCCTCCGCTGTGGTGGAAATCGCATCGAAGCCGATATAGGCGAAAAACACGGCCGAAACGCCCATCAGCACGCCGTTAAACCCTTCGGGCATGAACGGTTGCCAGTTTTCGGTATTGATATGGAAGACCCCGATGGCGATCACGGCCAGGAGCACCACGATTTTGAGGCCTACCATGAGGTTAGCGCTGCGCTTGCTTTCGTGGATGCCTACGTACGCCAGGATGGTCACCAGGATGACGATGAGGAATGCGGGAATGTTGAGGATGACGCGCCAGCTGCCGAGCATGGGGGCAGTGTTCCAGGCTTCCTCTTTGGCGGGCGTGGCTGCGAACGCAGCTTTGGCGGTATTGTAATCGGTGGCGAGCCAGGCGGGCAGGTGGATGCCAATGCCTTCGAGCACGTTGTTGAAATAACTGCTCCAGGAAATCGCCACCACGATGTTGCCGATGGAATATTCGAGAATCAGCGCCCAGCCGATGATCCAGGCAGCCATTTCGCCGAAGGTAACGTAGGAGTAGGTATAGGCGCTACCGGCCACAGGCACCCTCGAAGCGAATTCCGCGTAGCAAAGCGCAGTAAAGCCACAGGTCACGGCGGTCAGGATAAACAGGAAAATCACCGCAGGCCCCCCGTTGTATGCCGCCTGACCGATAGTGGAGAAGATCCCCGCCCCGATCACCGCCGCCACGCCCATGAGCGTGAGGTCGCGGACGGTCAGTACTTTC
Above is a genomic segment from Chitinophaga pollutisoli containing:
- a CDS encoding RagB/SusD family nutrient uptake outer membrane protein; amino-acid sequence: MKTLCRLALGWALLAAPGCKQYLDVTPENVGTIDYAFRNRNEAENYLFACYGTLQGMSNVIYDPGFTTSAEIVYPNDLSERPINDIGFQLIRGTTQNISNPVLNYWDGSNSGLNIFQAIRRCNIMLENIDKPIDLSKGEKARWIAEVKFLKGYYHYFLARMYGPVPIYKENQSITAPIEEIRVKRAPVDSVFAYAVQMMDEAMPELPVQISNSPQELGRITKLIAMSVKAEILATQASPLYNGNPDYANFKNKDGQALFSATADPAKWNRAAEACKAAIDEAATLNMKLYTFIQPANLPNINDSLRRVLTIQNAVTEKWDLNAEVIWALNGNFGYQSYCIPRLTALAVQNSTAAPSSFTVPLFTTDLFYSDNGVPIDEDKTWDYSGRFELQAGDNANRYYIKSGYTTVRNNFRREARYYANIGFDGGVWYGNGVTDPNNPLSIEAKGPTSKAGPKDRVRINMLAIWPKKLANYLTVFNEGVQQTAFRLPRFRLADLYLLYAECLNEAGGPSAEAYQYIDLVRERAGLKGVVESWAQASSQPNKPASKDGLREIIHRERRVELCFEGKAGWDLRRWKEMLTVLSAPVQGWSIFQSGNANFYTLQTLFIPEVSVRDYFWPLSDAAMANNPNLVQTLYW
- a CDS encoding DUF4959 domain-containing protein produces the protein MFKIQLQHILAIAAAGYLFSCTKAIDYNDPVSDDKTKPEAISNIKVSNFKGGSFITYSLPKTENLLYVKADYVINDVTGKKRQTKSSYYSDTIKVEGFAEKKEYEVTLTAVTRANVESDPVTVKVHPDTPVYKLVAKSLQISADFGGVNVQTSNVNKKPVGAIVLYKPDGAPDYAIYEQRFSDIEQVSFSSRGFDTLPKQFAVYITDQWGNNSDTVYKTINPLFEVQLDKNKFFGNTLPSDGKVGFGWVLERLWDGNHGSGWHTVQESMPLPIVATIGLGVSAKLSRFKLIGRSGYEFAHGNPKVFSIWGSNVAAPADAVLPVFAEEGAVIGDWVNLGNYTWPGPPSGANPTSPTAADRAVYNQGMEFNVPFSAPKTRFFRMAVSESWSGATMAHAMEVYIYGNTN
- a CDS encoding DUF4998 domain-containing protein yields the protein MKRYITTIFAAAFLLAGCMKEASNFRELLNNREIIYPGPVNNIKFYQGNLRVKLQWNPSPDPSITNYILYWNNGNDSLLLPAGNSKTSDTVSAIVSGLLEYVQNFTLYTADAKGNRSIGQSVSGVRMYGPLYNSSLTNRLLKSEKPYESTGPDQYTLYFEATDTTLGTGTSLTYLDAGQQLQTVIVDARQSQAVIEHAPAGTKVAVRSSYIPVKNAIDTFRVTYSDTLTLN
- a CDS encoding Smr/MutS family protein, with the protein product MKYTVGDKILLLHSKEEGTVLDIINDKMVMVEVGGTKFPVYLDQIDFPYFHRFTQKQAPLPPKRTPGEEIKREKPQPKVNKPERGVFLTMLPVWSHDGWDDVVDTLKFHLLNETNRAYTYRFEIWLNNTLFLELKQEIPAQQHIYLADLNFDQLNDKARFEFKFTPKEADLSLAPQLDKTWKIKAKQLFQQLEKVREEGKATIEYELFLKYPQRQETDSFGFTPQEKKKLNTLTDVRQLKSPERLDARYEIDLHIERLADNWKSLSNLEMLAIQLNEFQHYIDLAITQRLHSMIVIHGVGSGKLRDEIHDILKTIPEVKFFVNQYHPFYGYGATEIFFK
- a CDS encoding DoxX family protein, with the protein product MNLLQRIERWGDNHHPKWVDGLRILLGLFLMWKGIQFVDNIDLLKARIAEQPFLTALSFWLAHYIVFAHTVGGLFIALGLLTRVGVIANLPVLIGAVFFINSSTNLFSVYPELSLSVLVLLGLLLFLVEGSGKVSVDEYMRTHPEKSAA
- a CDS encoding amino acid permease; the encoded protein is MSNSLFRKKSLTSILNEAKVGDGDVHGSGSLKKVLTVRDLTLMGVAAVIGAGIFSTIGQAAYNGGPAVIFLFILTAVTCGFTALCYAEFASRVPVAGSAYTYSYVTFGEMAAWIIGWALILEYSIGNIVVAISWSSYFNNVLEGIGIHLPAWLATDYNTAKAAFAATPAKEEAWNTAPMLGSWRVILNIPAFLIVILVTILAYVGIHESKRSANLMVGLKIVVLLAVIAIGVFHINTENWQPFMPEGFNGVLMGVSAVFFAYIGFDAISTTAEESANPQRDMPRAMIYSLIICTIIYVIVTLVITGMVHYKEFQHVSDPLAYVFDKLNMRTIGYVISISAVIAATSVILVFQIGQPRIWMSMSRDGLLPKKFAKVHPKYHTPGFSTIITGVIVAIPSLFVESGIVTDLTSIGTLFAFVLVCGGVLLLPKVPKGEKKFNLPYINGLFVIPVVFGLFSWFFWDRVSESFAGIAAMDHDRVLFVIFYILATLITVLTIWKKLSLIPVMGMLCCLYLMIEIPVRSWVVFFGWMAVGLAIYFMYGFWKSKLAAKRV